The following are from one region of the Rhodopirellula sp. P2 genome:
- the glpK gene encoding glycerol kinase GlpK has product MKAILALDQGTTSSRAILFAHDGSIIGMTQQEFTQHYPKPGWVEHDANEIWETQLTVAQQVLQQHSMDASDVHAIGITNQRETTLVWDRATGEPIHNAIVWQDRRTAPDCDALREAGRSELVQNKTGLVIDAYFCATKLHWILNNVAEAKERAEKGELAFGTIDSWLFWKLTGGTVHATDVTNASRTMLWNIHSGQWDDELLELFEIPKAILPSVHPSSHVYGETEPSLFGKSIPLGGAAGDQQSALLGQNCTQPGMAKNTYGTGCFMLMNIGDTPSPSPSRLLTTVACWDGDKREYAYEGSIFIAGAIVQWLRDGLGIIQSSSEVEALAASVEDTDGVYLVPAFAGLGAPHWDSYARGILVGLTRGTTKAHIARAALEGIAFQVADVLDAMRKDSGVAIEELRVDGGAAANDLLMQFQADIIGARVVRPKVIETTAAGAAYVAGLATGFWKDYADIERIWETDRVFEPQMPADEVSRRRIRWAKALERSKQWAELESATD; this is encoded by the coding sequence ATGAAGGCAATTCTGGCACTGGATCAAGGGACAACGAGTTCTCGAGCGATCCTGTTTGCACACGATGGATCGATCATCGGGATGACGCAGCAAGAGTTCACTCAGCACTACCCCAAACCGGGCTGGGTGGAACACGACGCAAACGAGATTTGGGAGACGCAACTGACGGTCGCTCAACAGGTGCTGCAACAGCACAGCATGGACGCTTCCGACGTGCACGCCATCGGGATCACCAATCAACGCGAGACCACCTTGGTGTGGGACCGAGCCACCGGTGAACCAATTCACAACGCGATCGTTTGGCAAGACCGAAGAACGGCGCCCGATTGCGATGCGTTGCGGGAAGCAGGCCGATCAGAACTGGTACAGAACAAAACGGGATTGGTCATCGACGCCTATTTCTGCGCGACCAAACTGCACTGGATTCTCAATAACGTTGCTGAGGCGAAGGAGCGTGCCGAGAAGGGCGAACTCGCCTTTGGAACCATTGACAGCTGGTTGTTTTGGAAGCTGACCGGCGGAACCGTCCACGCCACCGATGTCACCAACGCCTCTCGAACGATGTTGTGGAACATTCATTCGGGGCAGTGGGACGATGAGTTGCTGGAGTTGTTTGAAATTCCCAAGGCCATTCTTCCCAGCGTCCACCCTTCCAGTCACGTGTACGGCGAGACGGAACCCTCGCTGTTTGGCAAATCCATTCCACTGGGTGGAGCTGCCGGCGACCAACAATCGGCGTTGCTGGGGCAAAACTGCACCCAGCCCGGTATGGCGAAGAACACCTACGGCACCGGATGTTTCATGTTGATGAACATCGGTGACACGCCGTCTCCCTCGCCTTCGCGATTGTTGACCACCGTCGCTTGCTGGGATGGCGACAAACGAGAATACGCCTACGAAGGCAGCATCTTCATCGCCGGTGCGATCGTGCAGTGGTTGCGAGACGGACTGGGGATCATCCAGTCCTCCTCGGAAGTCGAAGCGTTGGCCGCCAGCGTGGAAGACACCGACGGCGTGTACCTCGTTCCTGCGTTCGCCGGTCTCGGTGCACCGCACTGGGATTCGTACGCTCGCGGGATCTTGGTTGGTTTGACTCGCGGGACCACCAAGGCTCACATCGCGCGTGCCGCACTCGAGGGCATTGCCTTCCAGGTCGCCGATGTGCTCGACGCGATGCGAAAGGACTCCGGCGTCGCGATCGAGGAACTGCGAGTCGATGGCGGAGCCGCCGCCAATGACCTGCTGATGCAGTTCCAGGCCGACATCATTGGTGCACGCGTCGTCCGTCCCAAGGTCATTGAGACCACCGCGGCGGGCGCGGCCTATGTCGCCGGCCTCGCAACAGGTTTCTGGAAGGACTACGCCGACATCGAGCGTATCTGGGAGACCGATCGCGTGTTCGAACCGCAAATGCCAGCCGACGAGGTGTCGCGACGCCGAATCCGCTGGGCCAAGGCCCTCGAACGTTCCAAACAATGGGCGGAACTCGAATCCGCGACCGACTGA
- a CDS encoding glycerol-3-phosphate dehydrogenase/oxidase, whose amino-acid sequence MQREHSLTQLNERSEPWDIVIIGGGATGVGIAMDAATRGLDCLLLEQADFGKGTSSRSTKLVHGGVRYLQQGNITLVRDALKERTLLRNNAPQLVHDMPFLIPCGSFMERMYYATGLKVYDWLATGNRFGRSHSIGPQEAAQRVPTLQKQKANGGVIYHDGQFDDTRLLISMARTAAEHGACLLNYVAVTGLSKDEAGEINGVVAEDRETGETHSIAARRVINAAGPFCDAVRAMDEPAAEKMLAASQGVHIVLPRRFFPGDIAMIVPKTSDGRVLFIIPWHNHAVVGTTDTAIDSVSLDPKPQAGEIEFLLETAKEYLVEAPAREDVLSVFTGIRPLVKGDKSSRTASLSRDHTIRISDSKLITITGGKWTTVRKMAEDCVDRTIASTKKSATPLTASACQTETLHLHGYDPNSGSTNTVAGAGRGHYGSDLPEIEQLEQEQSGWNQKLHPDLSITAGEVIWAVRNEMARAVEDVLARRTRCLFLNSKAAVQISETVAKLMATEMQRDDAWIAEQVASFAKLAEAYQIA is encoded by the coding sequence ATGCAACGCGAACATTCCCTGACCCAGCTCAACGAACGTTCCGAGCCCTGGGACATTGTCATCATCGGCGGCGGCGCGACGGGGGTTGGGATCGCGATGGATGCTGCCACCCGCGGACTGGATTGCTTGCTGCTCGAACAAGCTGACTTCGGAAAGGGAACGTCCAGCCGCAGTACCAAACTGGTCCACGGCGGCGTTCGCTACCTCCAACAAGGCAACATCACGTTGGTGCGAGATGCTTTGAAAGAGCGCACGCTGCTTCGCAACAATGCGCCGCAACTGGTGCATGACATGCCGTTCCTGATTCCCTGTGGTTCGTTCATGGAACGAATGTATTACGCAACAGGGCTGAAAGTTTACGACTGGTTGGCGACGGGGAATCGTTTTGGTCGGTCTCACTCGATCGGCCCGCAGGAAGCTGCCCAGCGTGTGCCAACCTTGCAAAAGCAGAAAGCCAACGGAGGCGTGATCTACCACGACGGGCAGTTTGATGACACACGGTTACTCATCAGTATGGCGCGGACCGCTGCTGAGCATGGAGCGTGTCTGCTGAACTACGTGGCCGTCACCGGGCTCTCGAAAGACGAAGCGGGTGAAATCAACGGTGTGGTCGCTGAGGACCGCGAAACGGGTGAAACGCATTCCATCGCCGCTCGCCGAGTGATCAACGCCGCGGGGCCGTTTTGTGATGCCGTCCGAGCGATGGACGAACCGGCCGCTGAAAAGATGCTGGCGGCCAGCCAAGGAGTGCACATCGTTCTGCCCCGCCGGTTCTTCCCCGGCGACATTGCGATGATCGTTCCCAAAACGTCCGACGGTCGCGTCCTGTTCATCATTCCCTGGCACAATCATGCCGTGGTCGGAACCACCGACACGGCGATCGACTCGGTGTCCCTGGACCCCAAACCCCAAGCCGGGGAGATTGAGTTTCTTCTGGAAACCGCAAAGGAGTACTTGGTCGAAGCACCAGCGCGAGAAGATGTCCTCAGTGTGTTCACCGGAATCCGCCCCCTCGTCAAAGGCGACAAGTCCTCACGGACGGCATCGTTGTCTCGCGACCACACCATTCGCATTTCCGACTCCAAACTGATCACGATCACCGGAGGCAAGTGGACCACGGTCCGCAAGATGGCCGAGGACTGCGTCGATCGAACGATTGCCTCGACTAAAAAATCCGCCACTCCGTTGACCGCGTCTGCCTGCCAAACGGAAACACTTCACCTGCATGGCTATGACCCGAACTCGGGCTCAACAAACACCGTCGCCGGTGCAGGACGAGGGCACTACGGATCGGACCTGCCCGAGATTGAACAACTCGAACAAGAGCAATCCGGATGGAACCAGAAACTGCACCCGGATCTCTCCATCACCGCTGGCGAAGTGATCTGGGCGGTCCGGAATGAGATGGCCAGAGCGGTCGAAGATGTGCTGGCTCGCCGAACCCGATGCCTGTTTTTGAACTCCAAAGCAGCGGTGCAGATCTCAGAAACCGTTGCCAAACTGATGGCCACCGAGATGCAGCGAGATGACGCATGGATCGCGGAACAAGTCGCATCCTTCGCAAAACTCGCCGAGGCCTATCAGATCGCCTGA
- a CDS encoding DUF1593 domain-containing protein: MSTRKQLLAAWVIFTCLVSVMIPTVSAERPRLAVLTDIGGDPDDQQSLVRLLVYSNEFEIEALIASASGTRGELKESVTRPELIHELIDAYEQVRPNLQQHAQGWPEAEALRSVVVSGNPNRERPHIGEGHDTDGSRLLMERIDAGSAESPLCIAVWGGQTDLAQALDRVQATRGAEGFAEFVGKFEVYDIADQDGLADWMRKQFPGMHYVLSTAAPNSDMRIANFRGMYLTGDQSLTGKDWIETNVRSKGPLGALYPTKTWTAPNPHGCLKEGDTPAWFFFLPQGGNDPQDPSQPGWGGEFTKQEDGWYRDRAASSSYDPRTSVSRWRPEFQADFAKRMRWCLPATK; the protein is encoded by the coding sequence GTGTCGACTCGAAAGCAACTCCTCGCGGCTTGGGTGATCTTCACCTGTCTCGTTTCTGTGATGATTCCGACCGTCTCTGCCGAGCGTCCCCGGTTGGCTGTGCTGACAGACATCGGAGGCGATCCGGATGACCAGCAATCCTTGGTTCGCTTGTTGGTGTATTCCAACGAGTTTGAGATCGAAGCGCTGATCGCCAGTGCGTCGGGGACACGAGGTGAACTGAAAGAGTCGGTCACTCGGCCGGAGCTGATTCATGAACTCATCGATGCTTACGAACAGGTTCGTCCGAACTTGCAACAACACGCTCAAGGTTGGCCAGAGGCGGAAGCACTTCGCAGCGTTGTCGTGTCCGGCAACCCGAATCGGGAACGCCCTCACATCGGTGAAGGGCATGACACCGACGGATCACGTTTGTTGATGGAACGCATTGATGCGGGGTCGGCGGAGTCCCCTCTGTGCATCGCAGTCTGGGGTGGACAGACCGATCTGGCGCAGGCCTTGGACCGAGTCCAAGCCACACGTGGTGCCGAAGGATTCGCCGAGTTCGTGGGCAAGTTCGAGGTGTATGACATCGCCGACCAGGACGGCCTTGCTGACTGGATGCGAAAGCAATTTCCGGGCATGCACTATGTGCTTTCCACAGCGGCACCCAATTCCGACATGCGGATCGCAAACTTTCGCGGGATGTACTTGACGGGTGACCAAAGCCTGACGGGGAAAGACTGGATTGAAACCAATGTGCGAAGCAAGGGACCATTGGGAGCTTTGTATCCGACCAAGACTTGGACGGCACCCAATCCGCACGGCTGCCTCAAAGAAGGCGACACGCCCGCTTGGTTCTTCTTTTTGCCCCAAGGCGGGAATGATCCCCAAGACCCAAGCCAACCTGGTTGGGGCGGGGAGTTCACCAAGCAAGAGGATGGATGGTACCGAGATCGTGCGGCCTCCTCGTCCTACGATCCTCGCACGTCGGTCAGCCGTTGGCGTCCCGAATTCCAAGCCGACTTTGCCAAACGCATGCGGTGGTGTTTACCTGCCACCAAGTGA
- a CDS encoding isocitrate/isopropylmalate dehydrogenase family protein, giving the protein MTQSFHLVILGGDGIGPEVCDQSVRLLEIMQPHLNGVTFELDHHSVGVGEYQRSGEALPQTAFDACLASDAVLLGAMGLPNVRYPNGKEIAPQLDLRERLQLYGGVRPIHLFHEEDTPLKGHGPGDIDFVLVRESTEGLFYGRDAIADLDADEATNMLRITRSASERVCRLAFQTARRRNGKKTVTLIDKANVLSSMVYFRHVFDEVAKEFPDIKADHVYVDAAALFLVRRPQDFDVMVTENMFGDILSDLAAGLVGGMGMAPSGDLGDEAAVFQPSHGSAPDIAGKSIANPIAMHLSTGMMLEWLDHPETRRAADALNGAISDVLSDPTQRTADMGGKLSTVEITDEIAAHLSRRLQGETTPV; this is encoded by the coding sequence ATGACCCAATCCTTTCATCTCGTCATTTTAGGTGGCGATGGCATCGGCCCCGAAGTTTGTGACCAATCGGTTCGGTTGCTTGAAATCATGCAACCGCACTTGAACGGAGTCACCTTCGAACTCGACCATCACAGCGTTGGCGTTGGCGAGTACCAGCGATCCGGGGAGGCACTGCCTCAAACGGCGTTCGATGCCTGCCTGGCATCCGATGCGGTGTTGCTGGGCGCGATGGGGTTGCCAAACGTTCGCTACCCCAATGGTAAAGAGATCGCACCTCAATTGGATCTTCGCGAGCGTTTGCAGTTGTACGGTGGTGTCCGCCCAATTCATCTCTTTCACGAAGAAGACACCCCGCTCAAGGGCCATGGGCCCGGTGACATCGACTTTGTGCTGGTTCGCGAGAGCACCGAAGGGTTGTTCTACGGACGTGATGCGATTGCGGACTTGGACGCGGACGAAGCGACCAACATGCTACGAATCACCCGTTCCGCATCGGAACGAGTCTGCCGTTTGGCATTCCAAACCGCTCGTCGCCGCAACGGTAAAAAGACAGTCACGCTGATCGACAAAGCCAACGTGCTTTCATCGATGGTCTACTTTCGGCATGTGTTTGACGAAGTGGCAAAGGAGTTCCCCGACATCAAAGCGGATCACGTTTACGTCGATGCGGCCGCGTTGTTCTTGGTCCGTCGCCCGCAAGACTTCGATGTCATGGTCACCGAAAACATGTTCGGCGACATCCTCTCCGACTTGGCCGCCGGTTTGGTTGGTGGCATGGGAATGGCACCTTCCGGCGACTTGGGGGATGAGGCAGCGGTCTTTCAACCTTCCCACGGCTCGGCGCCCGACATTGCCGGGAAATCGATCGCCAATCCAATTGCGATGCATCTGTCGACCGGGATGATGCTGGAGTGGCTGGATCACCCGGAAACACGCCGCGCAGCGGATGCATTGAACGGTGCCATCTCGGACGTTTTGTCTGACCCAACGCAGCGGACCGCGGACATGGGCGGCAAACTCTCGACGGTCGAGATCACGGACGAAATCGCAGCTCACCTAAGTCGCCGACTCCAAGGTGAAACGACGCCCGTTTGA
- a CDS encoding MFS transporter codes for MPTRFLLILGAFLLSVLMWVDRACISAAKEDMATDLGFSDQQMGWVMSAFALGYALFQVPSGKLADRFGPRKVMAVVCLIWSAFTVLTGVVRGLSAMVGLRFLFGMGEAGGYPTLARAFTSWLPMNERGITNSISFSGGRLGAALAMPGVVWLIGALGGWQQTFWFFGVMGILFAVVWYTLFRDLPEDHFAVSESEAAHIVASRNPKRAAHLEHVEEEPIKFLQMLRSTNMLMLMFQYVAHNFTFFFTVSWFFPYLKEQYSLTSEQTGLYAAAPLLCGVVGNWLAGFTVDRLYSRGQWKLSRRLPAAIGFALGAIGMSLCVNMTTPMSAVICMCIAIFGSDMILSPSWSTCMDIGGKSAGAVSGAMNMVGNLGAFATSLSFPYLVAHFDAHEPFFYSAAALNVVAIFLWFRISPDRSIAEELDAASPMTGATT; via the coding sequence ATGCCCACACGCTTCTTGCTGATCCTCGGCGCGTTCTTGTTGTCCGTGTTGATGTGGGTGGATCGAGCGTGCATCTCTGCTGCCAAAGAGGACATGGCAACCGACCTCGGTTTTTCCGACCAACAGATGGGTTGGGTCATGTCCGCCTTCGCACTTGGTTATGCCCTGTTCCAAGTTCCCAGTGGAAAGTTGGCCGATCGGTTTGGACCACGCAAGGTCATGGCCGTGGTGTGCTTGATTTGGTCCGCCTTCACGGTCCTCACGGGAGTCGTTCGCGGCTTGTCGGCCATGGTCGGGCTGCGGTTCCTCTTCGGGATGGGGGAAGCCGGCGGGTACCCCACCCTGGCTCGCGCGTTCACGTCTTGGTTGCCCATGAACGAACGTGGAATCACCAATTCAATCAGCTTCTCAGGCGGACGTCTGGGCGCTGCTCTGGCGATGCCGGGCGTGGTCTGGCTGATCGGTGCACTGGGTGGGTGGCAACAAACGTTTTGGTTCTTCGGGGTGATGGGGATCTTGTTTGCAGTCGTCTGGTACACGCTTTTTCGCGATCTGCCCGAGGACCATTTCGCGGTGTCGGAATCCGAGGCCGCTCACATCGTGGCATCACGCAATCCCAAACGAGCAGCTCACCTGGAACACGTTGAAGAAGAGCCCATCAAGTTCCTTCAGATGTTGCGTTCCACCAACATGCTGATGCTGATGTTCCAGTACGTGGCCCACAACTTCACGTTTTTCTTCACCGTCAGTTGGTTCTTCCCTTATCTGAAGGAACAGTACTCACTGACCAGCGAACAAACCGGCTTGTACGCCGCCGCGCCCTTGCTGTGCGGTGTGGTCGGCAACTGGTTGGCCGGCTTCACCGTCGATCGGCTCTACAGCCGCGGCCAATGGAAACTTTCGCGACGCTTGCCGGCTGCGATCGGGTTTGCACTTGGCGCAATCGGGATGAGCCTGTGTGTGAACATGACCACTCCCATGTCGGCTGTGATTTGCATGTGCATCGCGATCTTCGGGAGTGACATGATCCTCAGCCCTTCTTGGTCAACCTGCATGGACATCGGAGGAAAGAGTGCCGGTGCGGTCAGCGGGGCCATGAACATGGTCGGCAACCTGGGTGCCTTCGCGACTTCATTGTCGTTCCCGTACTTGGTCGCCCACTTCGATGCTCATGAGCCGTTCTTTTACTCGGCTGCGGCACTGAACGTGGTGGCGATCTTCCTGTGGTTCCGCATCTCACCCGACCGTTCCATCGCGGAAGAGCTGGATGCTGCTTCGCCAATGACAGGAGCCACCACATGA
- a CDS encoding Gfo/Idh/MocA family protein — MTANPTARIYRGAVIGAGYFSQFHYDAWNRMSDVEIVACCDVDLDKANEVAQANGIGSAYTDYQRMLDQHEVDFVDIITRPDTHLRMVDEISQRGHAVICQKPLAPTVQEARELVTLTEQRGIRFMVHENFRFQPWYREMKQLMNAGAIGSRLHSLSFRNRAGDGHGPDAYLARQPYFQTMDKFLIFEAGIHTIDTFRYLGGEIDQAWCWHRKLNPVIAGEDTAVGVFRFHDGAMGLYDANRFNESTAKNPRYTFGEVLLEGDEGSIRLHDDGRLMIQTLGESEREHPYTPSQHGFAGDCVFATQRHFIDQLQNGQAFETDGVSYLKSLAVQEAMYASSQSGCWETPQE; from the coding sequence ATGACCGCCAACCCAACCGCACGAATTTACCGGGGTGCCGTGATTGGTGCCGGTTACTTCAGCCAGTTCCACTACGACGCCTGGAACCGAATGAGCGACGTTGAGATCGTTGCTTGTTGCGACGTGGATCTCGACAAAGCGAATGAAGTTGCTCAGGCAAATGGGATTGGATCGGCCTACACGGACTACCAACGGATGCTTGACCAGCACGAGGTTGACTTTGTGGACATCATCACTCGTCCCGACACCCATCTGCGGATGGTCGACGAGATTTCCCAGCGTGGCCACGCCGTCATTTGCCAAAAACCGCTTGCGCCAACGGTGCAGGAAGCCCGCGAATTGGTCACGTTGACTGAGCAGCGAGGGATTCGCTTCATGGTGCACGAAAACTTTCGATTCCAACCCTGGTATCGCGAGATGAAACAGTTGATGAACGCAGGTGCCATAGGCAGTCGTTTGCACTCCCTGTCATTTCGAAACCGAGCCGGTGACGGGCACGGTCCAGATGCTTACCTTGCTCGCCAACCCTATTTTCAGACGATGGACAAGTTCCTGATCTTCGAGGCAGGCATCCACACGATCGACACGTTTCGATACCTCGGTGGCGAGATCGACCAAGCGTGGTGTTGGCACCGCAAACTCAACCCTGTCATCGCGGGGGAAGACACCGCCGTGGGCGTCTTCCGTTTTCACGACGGTGCGATGGGGCTGTACGACGCCAATCGTTTCAACGAGTCCACGGCAAAGAATCCTCGCTACACGTTTGGGGAGGTGTTGTTGGAAGGTGACGAAGGCTCGATCCGCTTGCACGACGACGGTCGTTTGATGATCCAAACCCTGGGTGAATCCGAGCGGGAGCATCCCTACACCCCCAGCCAACATGGTTTTGCAGGAGACTGCGTTTTCGCGACCCAGCGACACTTCATCGATCAACTCCAAAACGGCCAAGCCTTTGAAACCGATGGCGTGAGCTACTTGAAAAGCTTGGCGGTTCAGGAAGCCATGTACGCCTCGTCACAATCCGGATGCTGGGAGACGCCCCAAGAATGA
- a CDS encoding cyclase family protein, producing the protein MKVIDLTLRLEPGMRGFASESKFTLAENGWNASTLHLYSHCGTHMDAPLHFEASEQTIDQIPLQDCIGNAWIVDLTHLPPKTPIEISHLGELAESFPAGDALLLRTMWSQHVGNPTYYRDNFQPISPDLARWMVKRKVRLVGVEPPSVADVNDLPAVTEIHQILLGGNVIIVEGLTNLDAILEPRCLFGAMPLKVAGGDGAPCRAFALLDCPINP; encoded by the coding sequence ATGAAAGTCATCGACCTGACACTGCGTCTGGAACCTGGGATGCGAGGTTTTGCATCCGAAAGCAAATTCACACTGGCCGAAAATGGCTGGAACGCAAGCACGCTGCACCTGTATTCGCATTGCGGCACCCACATGGACGCGCCGCTGCACTTTGAAGCAAGCGAGCAGACGATCGACCAGATTCCGTTGCAAGATTGCATTGGCAATGCCTGGATCGTGGATTTGACGCACCTCCCGCCCAAAACCCCGATCGAGATCTCGCACCTCGGTGAACTGGCGGAGAGCTTTCCGGCAGGAGACGCGTTGTTACTACGAACGATGTGGAGTCAGCATGTTGGCAATCCCACCTACTACCGAGACAACTTTCAACCGATCAGTCCTGACCTGGCACGCTGGATGGTCAAACGAAAAGTTCGCTTGGTGGGCGTGGAACCCCCGTCGGTCGCGGACGTCAACGACCTGCCGGCGGTGACGGAGATCCATCAGATCTTGCTGGGCGGCAACGTGATCATCGTCGAGGGGCTGACCAACTTGGACGCCATCTTGGAGCCCCGTTGTTTGTTTGGCGCCATGCCGCTCAAGGTGGCCGGCGGCGATGGTGCGCCATGTCGTGCGTTCGCGCTCTTGGATTGCCCGATCAATCCTTGA
- a CDS encoding four-carbon acid sugar kinase family protein gives MTKTLSDALQGVAEERPESLLPKIRENNQRSNRKIVVLDDDPTGTQTVYDTPVLTTWGVDELAAALKSPADLFYVLTNSRSLTEPDAVRLAEEIGKNLTEAARQAQQGFVVVSRSDSTLRGHYPAEVDAIASAVGTTDAVHVIAPFFLQGGRFTIGDVHYVAEEDRLIPAAETPFAKDAAFGFQNSDLKRWVAEKHHGKLEASQIVSVGLNELRSSDLTPLQSRLAELPPGSVCIVNAVSMRDIEAFVFAAQSAEQQGQTFVYRTAASFVQAFAGLEPRDLLRANEMVDEGSQTGLVVVGSYVPKTTEQLKCLLDSESNLTSIVMDVDRLLEDESDSYLQEIVTAVNDGLQQSNVVLSSSRKLVTGTDAAASLAIGNQVSKALVSVVGSLTQRPRFLIAKGGITSSDVATKGLRAKHALVLGQILPGVPVWKMPADSHLPGIAYVVFPGNVGGPNALLEAFQKLKA, from the coding sequence ATGACAAAAACTCTCTCGGATGCACTTCAAGGCGTCGCCGAAGAACGTCCCGAATCATTGCTCCCCAAGATCCGCGAAAACAATCAGCGGTCAAACCGCAAAATCGTTGTGCTGGACGATGATCCGACGGGAACGCAAACCGTTTACGACACGCCTGTCCTGACCACCTGGGGCGTGGATGAGTTGGCTGCGGCGTTGAAATCTCCCGCTGATCTGTTTTATGTGCTCACCAATTCGCGGTCGTTGACGGAACCCGATGCCGTTCGACTGGCCGAAGAGATTGGCAAGAACCTGACCGAAGCCGCTCGCCAAGCCCAACAAGGATTTGTCGTTGTCAGTCGCAGCGATTCCACGCTTCGAGGCCATTATCCCGCCGAAGTCGACGCGATCGCGTCCGCGGTGGGAACAACTGATGCCGTTCATGTGATTGCGCCATTTTTCTTACAAGGTGGTCGGTTCACGATCGGCGACGTTCACTATGTCGCGGAAGAAGACCGATTGATCCCCGCTGCGGAAACTCCCTTCGCCAAAGACGCCGCGTTTGGATTTCAAAACAGCGACCTGAAACGTTGGGTCGCCGAGAAACACCATGGAAAGCTCGAAGCCAGCCAGATCGTCTCAGTCGGACTGAATGAACTCCGTTCGTCGGACCTGACTCCGCTTCAATCTCGTTTGGCCGAATTGCCGCCGGGATCGGTGTGCATCGTCAACGCGGTTTCGATGCGAGATATCGAAGCCTTCGTTTTTGCTGCCCAATCTGCGGAACAACAAGGGCAAACATTCGTCTACCGGACCGCAGCGAGTTTCGTGCAAGCCTTCGCAGGGTTGGAGCCGAGGGATTTGCTTCGTGCAAACGAAATGGTGGACGAGGGATCGCAAACCGGTTTGGTGGTCGTCGGCTCGTACGTCCCCAAGACAACCGAACAACTGAAGTGCTTGCTCGACAGCGAATCCAATCTGACATCGATTGTGATGGATGTCGACCGGTTGCTGGAGGATGAGAGCGACTCGTACTTGCAGGAAATCGTGACCGCCGTGAACGATGGACTGCAGCAATCCAACGTCGTTCTGTCCTCTTCACGAAAACTGGTGACCGGGACCGACGCTGCGGCGAGTCTCGCCATTGGAAATCAAGTGTCCAAAGCTCTCGTTTCCGTCGTCGGCAGCCTAACTCAGCGTCCTCGATTCCTGATTGCCAAAGGTGGGATCACCTCCAGCGACGTTGCAACCAAAGGATTGCGAGCCAAGCACGCCCTGGTGCTCGGGCAAATTCTGCCTGGCGTCCCCGTTTGGAAAATGCCAGCCGACAGCCATCTTCCCGGAATTGCCTACGTTGTCTTCCCTGGAAACGTTGGTGGTCCAAACGCGTTGCTCGAAGCCTTTCAAAAACTCAAAGCCTGA
- a CDS encoding VOC family protein: MSETPLFKKLDHIAIVVRDTDEALEFYRDQLGLPVVIDECIQSGKVRLTHLDMGNLHLQLVQPLTDDHPLMEHLNENGEGLHHLCFETADVGQTFAELPARRMTPKSETPHDGVLKKKAGFIDPATTRGVIWEMTGPQ; the protein is encoded by the coding sequence GTGTCTGAGACACCACTTTTCAAAAAGCTCGATCACATCGCCATCGTGGTTCGCGATACCGACGAGGCTCTCGAGTTTTACCGCGATCAACTCGGTTTACCGGTCGTCATCGACGAATGCATCCAGTCCGGCAAAGTGCGTCTGACGCACTTGGACATGGGCAACCTGCATTTGCAACTTGTGCAACCATTGACGGACGATCATCCCTTGATGGAGCACCTGAATGAGAATGGGGAGGGGCTTCATCATCTTTGCTTTGAGACCGCAGATGTCGGTCAGACATTCGCAGAGTTGCCGGCCAGGCGAATGACTCCCAAAAGCGAGACACCGCACGATGGGGTGCTGAAGAAGAAGGCGGGATTCATTGATCCGGCAACCACGCGTGGCGTGATTTGGGAAATGACAGGGCCTCAATAG